A single region of the Streptomyces sp. NBC_00425 genome encodes:
- a CDS encoding DUF3710 domain-containing protein — translation MFGRRNKKGAAEDAAGEAEQVVDSVDAEADDVEGARERVRLEPEPRPDGPWDDSEVRDPAEGRVDLGGLFVPGVDGMELRVEVAGDAIVAATVVLRDSAIQLQAFAAPKREGIWGEVREEIGSGITQQGGIVDEVEGPLGWELRAQVPVQLPDGTGGFHVVRFVGVDGPRWFLRGVISGQGAVQPQAAGLLEQIFRDTVVVRGEGPMAPRDPIVLKLPNDAQMVPEGVQQQDESSRFSGGMGQLQRGPEITEVR, via the coding sequence GTGTTCGGACGTCGCAACAAGAAGGGTGCCGCCGAGGACGCGGCCGGCGAGGCCGAGCAGGTCGTCGACAGTGTCGACGCTGAGGCGGACGACGTGGAGGGCGCGCGCGAGCGTGTGCGGCTCGAGCCGGAGCCGCGGCCCGACGGGCCCTGGGACGACTCGGAGGTGCGCGACCCCGCCGAGGGGCGCGTGGACCTCGGCGGGCTCTTCGTGCCCGGGGTCGACGGGATGGAGTTGCGGGTCGAGGTCGCCGGGGACGCGATCGTCGCCGCGACGGTCGTGCTGCGTGACAGCGCCATTCAGCTTCAGGCCTTCGCCGCTCCCAAGCGCGAGGGCATCTGGGGCGAGGTGCGCGAGGAGATCGGCTCCGGCATCACCCAGCAGGGCGGCATCGTCGACGAGGTCGAAGGGCCGCTGGGCTGGGAGCTGCGGGCCCAGGTGCCGGTGCAGCTGCCGGACGGCACGGGCGGCTTCCACGTCGTCCGCTTCGTCGGCGTGGACGGTCCCCGCTGGTTCCTGCGCGGGGTGATCTCGGGCCAGGGCGCGGTGCAGCCGCAGGCGGCGGGTCTGCTCGAGCAGATCTTCCGGGACACGGTCGTGGTGCGCGGCGAGGGCCCGATGGCGCCGCGCGACCCGATCGTCCTGAAGCTGCCGAACGACGCGCAGATGGTGCCCGAGGGCGTGCAGCAGCAGGACGAGAGCTCCCGCTTCTCGGGCGGCATGGGCCAGCTGCAGCGCGGACCGGAGATCACCGAGGTCCGGTAG
- a CDS encoding response regulator, producing the protein MLSQAGGSPQPSTRVLVVDDEPQIVRALVINLKARGYEVDAAHDGATALRLAAARHPDVVVLDLGLPDLDGVEVIKGLRGWTRAPILVLSARHSSDEKVEALDAGADDYVTKPFGMDELLARLRAAVRRAEPAGGEDEALVETDEFTVDLVAKKVNRAGKDVRLTPTEWHLLEVLVRNTGRLVSQKQLLQEVWGPSYGTETNYLRVYMAQLRRKLEADPSHPRHFHTEPGMGYRFER; encoded by the coding sequence ATGCTGAGCCAGGCCGGGGGGTCACCCCAGCCGTCCACGAGGGTGCTCGTCGTCGACGACGAGCCGCAGATCGTGCGCGCCCTCGTGATCAACCTCAAGGCCCGCGGATACGAGGTCGACGCGGCCCACGACGGCGCCACCGCCCTCCGGCTCGCCGCCGCCCGCCACCCCGACGTCGTCGTCCTCGACCTCGGGCTGCCGGACCTGGACGGCGTGGAGGTGATCAAGGGGCTGCGCGGCTGGACCCGGGCGCCGATCCTGGTGCTGTCCGCCCGGCACTCCTCGGACGAGAAGGTCGAGGCGCTCGACGCCGGCGCCGACGACTACGTCACCAAGCCCTTCGGCATGGACGAGCTGCTGGCGAGACTGCGCGCCGCCGTGCGCCGGGCCGAACCCGCCGGGGGTGAGGACGAAGCCCTGGTGGAGACCGACGAGTTCACCGTCGACTTGGTCGCCAAGAAGGTCAACCGGGCCGGGAAGGACGTCCGGCTGACGCCCACGGAGTGGCATCTGCTGGAGGTGCTGGTGCGCAACACCGGTCGCCTGGTCAGCCAGAAGCAGCTGCTGCAGGAGGTGTGGGGGCCGTCGTACGGGACGGAGACCAACTATCTGCGGGTGTACATGGCGCAGCTCAGACGCAAGCTCGAGGCGGATCCCTCGCACCCCCGGCACTTCCACACGGAACCCGGGATGGGCTACCGGTTCGAGCGCTGA
- a CDS encoding PaaI family thioesterase, whose protein sequence is MSGTSAALEPPAGAQKPVRHPDAPAPGELLGAHYEHCFGCGDGQAHGLHLQARAGEGVTVTAEFTVQPAHQGAPGLAHGGVLASALDETLGSLNWLLRTIAVTGRLETDFVRPVPVGTTLHLEAEVTAVARRKIYSTATGRIGGPDGPVAVRADALFIEVAVEHFVDHGRAEEIQAAMSDPDQVRRARAFEVNP, encoded by the coding sequence GTGAGTGGTACTTCCGCAGCTCTCGAGCCTCCGGCCGGGGCCCAGAAACCCGTCCGGCACCCCGACGCCCCCGCGCCCGGCGAACTGCTCGGCGCCCACTACGAACACTGTTTCGGATGTGGCGACGGGCAGGCCCACGGTCTGCATCTGCAGGCGCGGGCCGGCGAGGGCGTGACCGTCACCGCCGAGTTCACCGTGCAGCCGGCCCACCAGGGCGCTCCGGGACTGGCGCACGGAGGGGTTCTCGCGTCCGCCCTGGACGAGACGCTCGGCTCGCTGAACTGGCTGCTGCGGACGATCGCCGTGACCGGACGGCTGGAGACCGACTTCGTCCGGCCCGTGCCCGTCGGCACCACGCTGCACCTGGAGGCCGAGGTGACCGCGGTGGCCAGGCGCAAGATCTACTCGACCGCGACCGGGCGGATCGGCGGCCCCGACGGGCCCGTCGCGGTCCGCGCCGACGCCCTCTTCATCGAGGTCGCCGTCGAGCACTTCGTGGACCACGGCCGCGCGGAGGAGATCCAGGCCGCCATGAGCGACCCGGACCAGGTGCGGCGAGCCCGCGCCTTCGAGGTGAACCCGTGA
- a CDS encoding sensor histidine kinase yields MARGKLRIYLGAAPGVGKTYAMLGEAHRRLERGTDCVAAYVEHHGRQRTEVLLHGLEQIERRELEYRGGAFPEMDVDAVLARAPQVALVDELAHTNIPGSRNVKRWQDVEELLAAGVDVVSTVNIQHLESLGDVVESITGVRQQETVPDEFVRRADEIELVDMSPQALRRRMAHGNVYRPDKVDAALSNYFRPGNLTALRELALLWVADRADAYLKQYRRDHRVSAIWGSRERIVVGLTGGPEGRTLIRRAARLAEKGAGGEVLAVYIARSDGLTSASPKELALQRTLAEDLGGTFHHVVGDDVPAALLDFARGVNATQIVLGSSRRKTWQYVFGPGVGATVARESGTDLDVHIVTHEEVARGRGLPVARGARLGRTRIAWGWFAGVAGPALAALLLNTVHLGLANDMLLFLAVTVAAALLGGLLPALASAAVGSLLLNYFYTPPLHRWTIADPKNIVAIVIFVGVAVSVASVVDLAARRTHQAARLRAESEILSYLAGNVLRGETSLEALLERVRETFAMESAALLERADDRAPWTRAGHVGVGSPVERPEEADVDVPVGDHLALALTGRVLPAEDRRVLAAFAAQAVVVLDRRRLREEAERARALAEGNRIRTALLAAVSHDLRTPLAGIKAAVSSLRSPDIAWSPEDRAELLAGIEEGADRLDHLVGNLLDMSRLQTGTVTPIIRETDLDEVVPMALGGVPEPERSVELDIPETLPMVAVDPGLLERSVANLVENAVKYSPVGARVLVAASAMSDRVEVRVVDRGPGVPDEAKERIFAPFQRYGDAPRGAGVGLGLAVARGFAEAMGGTLEAEDTPGGGLTMVLTVRAAGPRPEQQPVRPERRTSC; encoded by the coding sequence ATGGCACGCGGCAAGCTTCGGATCTACCTCGGTGCGGCACCGGGCGTGGGCAAGACGTACGCCATGCTCGGCGAAGCGCACCGGCGGCTGGAGCGCGGCACGGACTGCGTGGCGGCGTACGTCGAGCACCACGGCCGGCAGCGCACCGAGGTGCTGCTGCACGGTCTGGAGCAGATCGAGCGCCGGGAGCTGGAGTACCGCGGCGGCGCCTTCCCCGAGATGGACGTGGACGCGGTCCTCGCCCGCGCCCCGCAGGTCGCCCTGGTGGACGAACTCGCCCACACGAACATCCCGGGCTCGCGCAACGTCAAACGCTGGCAGGACGTGGAGGAACTGCTCGCCGCCGGCGTCGACGTGGTCTCCACGGTGAACATCCAGCACCTGGAGTCCCTCGGCGACGTCGTGGAGTCGATCACCGGCGTCCGGCAGCAGGAGACGGTGCCCGACGAGTTCGTGCGGCGCGCCGACGAGATCGAACTGGTGGACATGTCGCCACAGGCGTTGCGCCGGCGGATGGCCCACGGCAACGTCTACCGGCCGGACAAGGTCGACGCCGCCCTGTCCAACTACTTCCGGCCCGGCAACCTCACCGCCCTGCGCGAGCTCGCCCTGCTGTGGGTCGCCGACCGGGCCGACGCGTACCTGAAGCAGTACCGCCGCGACCACCGGGTGTCGGCGATCTGGGGCTCGCGCGAGCGGATCGTGGTCGGGCTGACCGGCGGCCCGGAGGGGCGCACCCTCATCCGGCGGGCGGCGCGGCTGGCGGAGAAGGGCGCGGGCGGCGAGGTGCTGGCCGTGTACATCGCGCGCAGCGACGGACTGACCTCGGCCTCTCCGAAGGAGCTGGCGCTCCAGCGCACCCTCGCGGAGGATCTCGGCGGCACCTTCCACCACGTGGTCGGCGACGATGTGCCGGCCGCGCTGCTGGACTTCGCCCGCGGGGTCAACGCCACGCAGATCGTGCTCGGCTCCTCGCGCCGCAAGACCTGGCAGTACGTCTTCGGGCCCGGGGTCGGCGCGACCGTCGCCCGGGAGTCGGGGACCGACCTCGACGTGCACATCGTCACCCACGAGGAGGTCGCGAGGGGGCGCGGGCTGCCGGTGGCCCGGGGCGCCCGGCTCGGGCGGACCCGGATCGCCTGGGGCTGGTTCGCCGGCGTGGCGGGACCGGCGCTGGCGGCGCTGCTGCTGAACACCGTCCACCTCGGCCTCGCCAACGACATGCTGCTGTTCCTGGCCGTGACGGTGGCGGCGGCGCTGCTCGGCGGTCTGCTGCCCGCCCTGGCCTCCGCGGCCGTGGGCTCGCTCCTGCTGAACTACTTCTACACACCGCCCCTGCACCGGTGGACGATCGCCGACCCGAAGAACATCGTGGCCATCGTGATCTTCGTCGGGGTGGCGGTGTCGGTGGCCTCGGTGGTGGATCTGGCGGCCCGGCGCACGCACCAGGCGGCCCGGCTGCGGGCCGAGTCCGAGATCCTCTCGTATCTGGCGGGCAACGTGCTGCGGGGCGAGACCAGTCTCGAGGCGCTGCTGGAGCGGGTGCGGGAGACGTTCGCCATGGAGTCCGCCGCCCTGCTGGAGCGGGCGGACGACCGGGCGCCGTGGACCCGTGCCGGGCACGTCGGCGTGGGCAGCCCGGTCGAGCGGCCCGAGGAGGCCGATGTGGACGTGCCCGTCGGCGACCACCTGGCGCTCGCGCTCACCGGGCGGGTGCTGCCCGCGGAGGACCGGCGGGTGCTGGCCGCGTTCGCGGCGCAGGCGGTCGTGGTGCTGGACCGGCGGCGCCTGCGGGAGGAGGCCGAACGAGCCCGCGCGCTGGCCGAGGGCAACCGCATCCGCACGGCCCTGCTGGCCGCCGTCAGCCATGACCTGCGCACCCCGCTGGCCGGCATCAAGGCGGCGGTCTCCAGCCTCCGCTCCCCGGACATCGCCTGGTCGCCGGAGGACCGGGCGGAGCTGTTGGCCGGCATCGAGGAGGGCGCGGACCGTCTCGATCACCTGGTGGGCAACCTGCTGGACATGTCACGCCTGCAGACCGGCACGGTCACGCCGATCATCCGGGAGACGGACCTCGACGAGGTGGTGCCGATGGCGCTCGGCGGGGTGCCGGAGCCGGAGCGGAGCGTGGAGCTGGACATCCCGGAGACGCTGCCGATGGTCGCCGTGGACCCCGGCCTGCTGGAGCGGTCGGTCGCCAACCTGGTGGAGAACGCGGTCAAGTACAGTCCCGTCGGCGCGCGCGTGCTGGTCGCCGCGAGTGCGATGTCCGACCGCGTCGAGGTGCGGGTCGTGGACCGCGGGCCGGGCGTCCCCGACGAGGCCAAGGAGCGGATCTTCGCGCCCTTCCAGCGGTACGGCGACGCCCCGCGCGGCGCGGGGGTGGGCCTCGGGCTCGCGGTCGCGCGGGGCTTCGCGGAGGCCATGGGCGGCACCCTCGAAGCCGAGGACACCCCGGGCGGCGGTCTCACCATGGTCCTCACCGTCCGCGCGGCCGGCCCGCGCCCCGAGCAGCAACCCGTGCGACCCGAAAGGCGGACCTCATGCTGA
- the dut gene encoding dUTP diphosphatase, with translation MSRGPLDVLIRRVDPDVPLPAYEHPGDAGADLRTTESRELAPGERAVLPTGVSVALPEGYAAFVHPRSGLAARCGVALVNAPGTVDAGYRGEIKVIVVNLDPRESVRFERFDRIAQLVVQQVERVRFQEVAELPGSARAAGGFGSTGGHAAVGGASGTSGQAADGGATGGNRYASVVSDREGQ, from the coding sequence GTGAGCCGCGGTCCCCTGGACGTCCTGATCCGGCGCGTCGATCCGGACGTACCGCTTCCGGCGTACGAGCACCCCGGCGACGCGGGAGCCGATCTGCGCACCACGGAGAGCCGCGAACTGGCGCCGGGGGAGCGGGCCGTGCTGCCCACGGGGGTCTCCGTCGCCCTGCCGGAGGGGTACGCGGCCTTCGTGCACCCCCGGTCGGGGCTGGCCGCCCGGTGCGGCGTCGCCCTCGTGAATGCCCCGGGGACGGTTGATGCCGGGTACCGTGGGGAGATCAAGGTGATCGTGGTGAATCTCGACCCGCGCGAGTCCGTGCGGTTCGAGCGCTTCGACCGGATTGCCCAACTGGTCGTCCAGCAGGTCGAGAGGGTCCGCTTCCAGGAGGTGGCGGAGCTTCCCGGGTCGGCGCGGGCCGCAGGGGGCTTCGGGTCCACCGGCGGCCATGCCGCCGTGGGCGGCGCAAGCGGTACAAGCGGTCAGGCCGCCGACGGCGGCGCGACGGGTGGGAATCGATACGCTTCGGTCGTATCCGACCGGGAAGGACAGTGA